Proteins encoded together in one Microbacterium sp. zg-Y625 window:
- a CDS encoding EcsC family protein: MTESKEIANPNTGFAQVLDAAAKLPGVRINRAAYLRSALRRYCTEEQIERAIAESPAAAGIPLKVITDVANTSITFETSKVTGLSTFAGIPGGLAMIGTVPADLAQYMGHMLRISQKLAYVYGWPDLFADSGEELDEATENLLILFVGVMFGVQIAQGGVSKVAGMVAASVAKRLPQQALTKGVLYPIVKQVSKHLGVTMTKKLFASGVAKSIPLLGAVLSGGLTLSTFLPMTKRLQRHLVSLELTKPGHRSTPVE; this comes from the coding sequence ATGACCGAATCCAAGGAGATCGCGAACCCCAACACGGGGTTCGCGCAGGTGCTTGACGCAGCAGCGAAACTGCCCGGTGTGAGAATCAACCGGGCCGCGTATCTTCGGTCTGCGCTTAGACGGTACTGCACCGAAGAACAGATCGAGCGCGCGATCGCCGAGAGCCCTGCGGCAGCTGGCATCCCGCTCAAAGTCATCACGGACGTCGCGAACACGTCAATCACCTTTGAGACCAGCAAAGTGACCGGCCTGTCGACCTTTGCGGGCATTCCCGGCGGCCTGGCGATGATCGGGACAGTGCCGGCCGATCTCGCTCAGTACATGGGACACATGCTCCGCATTTCCCAAAAACTTGCCTACGTATACGGCTGGCCGGACTTGTTCGCCGATTCCGGCGAGGAGCTCGATGAAGCGACCGAAAACCTGCTCATCCTGTTCGTGGGCGTGATGTTCGGTGTCCAAATCGCACAGGGCGGTGTTTCCAAAGTCGCGGGTATGGTCGCCGCCAGTGTCGCGAAGAGGCTTCCCCAGCAGGCACTCACAAAGGGCGTCCTCTACCCGATCGTCAAGCAGGTCTCGAAGCATCTTGGTGTGACGATGACGAAGAAGCTCTTCGCGAGTGGTGTAGCGAAGTCGATCCCCCTGTTGGGGGCAGTCCTTTCAGGCGGCCTCACCCTCAGCACGTTCCTCCCCATGACCAAGCGCCTCCAACGCCACCTCGTGAGCTTGGAACTCACCAAACCTGGACATCGATCAACGCCCGTCGAGTAA
- a CDS encoding Fe-S cluster assembly protein HesB, with the protein MLTLTENAASAVKTLTSQIPTKVGGLRIREADQAEAGFELALASSPEPSDAVIETDGARVFVEQAAMVPLDDRVLDAQVGEDGSLSFALGVRP; encoded by the coding sequence ATGCTCACACTCACCGAGAACGCCGCAAGCGCAGTCAAGACCCTCACGTCGCAGATCCCGACCAAAGTCGGCGGCCTGCGCATCCGTGAAGCCGACCAGGCAGAGGCCGGCTTCGAGTTGGCCTTGGCCTCCTCCCCCGAGCCCAGCGACGCGGTCATCGAGACCGACGGCGCGCGGGTGTTCGTCGAGCAGGCGGCCATGGTTCCGCTTGACGACCGCGTGCTCGACGCGCAGGTCGGCGAGGACGGATCGCTGAGCTTCGCGCTCGGCGTGCGCCCCTGA
- a CDS encoding DUF1788 domain-containing protein, protein MIGTELFRQEEHLFAVLSGRRFLNMEGLSNEVPFFIYPYPPEYALDVAKAKKRIKTRLATEKGIQVREVNLYDLSVEILKQRGDWEEILEIEPTIDKAEFTEVLRSMLNPQQHLAPAIAAKTADGGFDVFFLTGIGEVFPYIRSHNVLNNLQSVVTGKPMLMFFPGQYKQSETLGSSLELFGTQHDDQYYRAKNILEQEP, encoded by the coding sequence GTGATCGGTACGGAACTCTTCCGCCAGGAGGAGCACTTATTCGCGGTGCTCAGCGGCAGGCGATTCCTCAATATGGAGGGGCTGAGTAACGAGGTGCCCTTCTTCATATACCCCTACCCGCCGGAGTACGCGCTCGACGTCGCGAAGGCGAAAAAGCGGATCAAGACCCGGCTCGCGACCGAGAAGGGCATCCAGGTCCGCGAGGTCAACCTCTACGACCTGTCGGTGGAGATCCTCAAACAACGTGGCGACTGGGAGGAGATCCTCGAGATCGAGCCGACGATCGACAAAGCGGAGTTCACCGAGGTGCTGCGCTCGATGCTCAACCCGCAGCAACACCTCGCCCCGGCGATTGCCGCGAAGACTGCCGATGGCGGGTTCGACGTTTTCTTCCTCACCGGAATCGGTGAGGTCTTCCCGTACATCCGGTCGCACAACGTGCTGAACAACCTACAGAGCGTGGTGACCGGCAAGCCGATGCTCATGTTCTTTCCCGGCCAATACAAGCAATCCGAGACCCTGGGATCGTCGCTGGAGTTGTTCGGGACCCAGCACGACGACCAGTACTACCGCGCCAAAAATATCCTGGAACAGGAACCCTAA
- a CDS encoding restriction endonuclease has product MTYTWQQAESLAVEHMHALGFSDAKTTVGGADGGIDAISETYRVAAQVKNYVTAVGRPDIQRLAGAAHGYAEHLFYALSGYSQAARDYADERGIALFSFDETGAVSPESRRASELNEKHKSNSRAERVMAKHTELQRAQHLRENESPSIWDHERHTEYPVAVRRHLSVIEMWPEFEARLRALGDGAQLDEFEQLLAGAFRLFDEQEAAERVIPRHWDIELARLEAYRALVFQIESRLTFALRSEVDVRGLLDLAEFDGASRSEIASGSPNRPVAPLATQDDWDHLWRRRATVMVRLGALRYAMAELDKKGRFKPHWTVRSPRFNQELSEIAPLLERQSFWVGPDHFNVRYADTTAAANRTIELETSLTGVWQNMPKPKDRLDIVSLVNAQSEEWMLDNAPREEVRALRAAGFIPAPL; this is encoded by the coding sequence GTGACTTACACCTGGCAGCAAGCGGAATCCCTCGCGGTTGAGCATATGCACGCGCTGGGCTTCTCCGACGCGAAGACCACAGTTGGCGGTGCCGATGGCGGGATCGACGCCATTTCGGAGACCTACCGAGTTGCGGCGCAGGTGAAAAACTACGTCACGGCGGTCGGCCGGCCTGACATCCAACGGCTCGCCGGCGCCGCTCATGGCTACGCAGAGCACCTCTTTTACGCGCTCAGCGGCTACTCGCAGGCGGCGCGTGATTACGCCGACGAACGTGGCATCGCGCTCTTTTCCTTTGACGAAACAGGCGCGGTCTCGCCGGAAAGCCGCAGAGCCTCAGAGCTGAACGAGAAGCACAAGTCCAATTCACGAGCCGAACGTGTGATGGCGAAGCATACCGAACTCCAACGCGCGCAACACTTGCGGGAGAACGAGTCCCCCTCCATCTGGGACCACGAACGGCACACTGAATATCCCGTCGCCGTCCGTCGACATCTCTCCGTCATTGAGATGTGGCCGGAGTTCGAAGCGCGCCTGCGAGCCCTCGGCGATGGCGCACAGCTTGACGAGTTCGAGCAGCTGCTGGCCGGCGCCTTTAGGCTGTTCGACGAGCAGGAGGCAGCGGAGCGAGTCATCCCGCGGCACTGGGATATCGAGCTCGCGCGGCTGGAAGCGTACCGGGCGCTCGTCTTCCAGATTGAGAGTCGCTTGACTTTCGCCCTGCGGTCAGAAGTCGATGTGCGTGGACTTCTCGACCTGGCGGAGTTCGACGGGGCCTCGAGGTCCGAGATTGCGTCGGGATCGCCGAACCGGCCCGTGGCCCCGCTGGCAACCCAGGACGATTGGGACCACTTGTGGCGTAGACGAGCAACAGTGATGGTTCGACTGGGTGCACTACGGTACGCGATGGCCGAGCTCGACAAGAAGGGCCGATTCAAGCCCCATTGGACCGTGCGGAGTCCGCGTTTCAATCAGGAACTGAGCGAGATTGCGCCGCTGCTCGAGCGGCAGTCCTTCTGGGTCGGCCCTGACCACTTCAACGTCCGCTACGCCGACACCACTGCAGCAGCGAATCGCACCATTGAACTCGAGACCTCACTAACGGGCGTTTGGCAGAACATGCCGAAGCCGAAGGACCGTCTCGACATCGTCTCGCTCGTGAACGCCCAGAGCGAGGAATGGATGCTTGACAACGCCCCGCGCGAAGAAGTCCGGGCACTTCGGGCGGCAGGCTTCATACCGGCACCCTTGTGA
- a CDS encoding helix-turn-helix domain-containing protein: protein MERRLDAANEALTLQDAGLTRAEISIRLGVSSSTTKTYLADARFFAAPEANLTRLDHAASARRRRLTSGQARNEAERRGIADGNMLDLVNPDWI, encoded by the coding sequence ATGGAGCGCAGACTCGACGCTGCGAATGAGGCATTGACCCTGCAGGATGCCGGGCTGACTCGCGCGGAGATCTCGATCCGACTCGGTGTGAGTTCGTCTACAACCAAGACATACCTCGCAGATGCTCGGTTCTTCGCGGCGCCTGAAGCAAACCTGACGCGCCTCGACCATGCCGCGTCGGCACGGCGCCGGCGCCTCACGAGCGGGCAGGCCCGCAATGAGGCTGAGAGGCGCGGGATTGCTGACGGCAACATGCTCGACCTGGTCAACCCAGACTGGATCTGA
- a CDS encoding HIRAN domain-containing protein, which yields MNAFDPNRFWPNGDADSREWWYMEGADRQEWREACREAYKRNPREYADPESILVLVSHEEASGAPIYGPGAGYGLAPTWSPVRGTDYVAASTWDIPAGEARAIIVDLVPTPDNPHDPTAVAVEYEGVKLGNLSRGYAAYAHWKFRQLNYQGLRVRTAAAYRAFYRPGIRLATPEAFVALPTLPGLDRYMPSMEEQSLGFRRLWEALDVSLQDEIRDDWYHLSEEAAQKLIRYSPAFPELTLPTQASSDLPKAFDVAMQTVRLEEAAARAAEKEAAKAAERESIKVLATERLTRAEIAEELQIPRGRVDRIVKELGIAADVEVRQASRISDERKQEVLQRAMRGESNAQIEREVKLGKGRAAKILSESGISRGPIA from the coding sequence ATGAACGCGTTCGACCCCAATCGGTTCTGGCCCAACGGAGATGCGGACTCGCGCGAGTGGTGGTACATGGAAGGGGCCGACCGGCAGGAGTGGCGTGAAGCCTGTCGTGAGGCGTACAAGCGCAACCCCCGCGAGTATGCCGACCCCGAGAGCATCCTCGTCCTGGTCTCCCACGAGGAAGCGAGCGGCGCGCCGATCTATGGGCCGGGAGCGGGATACGGCCTCGCACCGACGTGGAGCCCCGTGCGTGGTACTGACTACGTGGCGGCATCGACGTGGGATATTCCTGCCGGCGAGGCGCGAGCGATCATCGTCGATCTCGTCCCCACGCCCGATAACCCGCATGACCCCACGGCGGTTGCTGTCGAGTACGAAGGCGTCAAGCTTGGCAACCTCTCGCGCGGCTATGCCGCTTACGCGCACTGGAAGTTCCGGCAGCTGAACTATCAGGGGCTCCGTGTCAGGACGGCGGCGGCGTACCGCGCGTTCTATCGTCCGGGGATCCGGCTGGCCACCCCGGAGGCCTTCGTCGCGCTCCCGACCCTGCCTGGGCTGGATCGGTACATGCCGTCCATGGAGGAGCAGAGCCTGGGGTTCCGCCGTCTCTGGGAGGCACTCGACGTGAGTCTTCAGGACGAGATTCGCGACGACTGGTACCACCTGTCCGAGGAGGCCGCCCAGAAGCTGATTCGATACTCGCCGGCATTCCCGGAGCTCACCTTGCCCACGCAGGCGAGCTCCGATCTGCCGAAGGCATTCGACGTCGCTATGCAGACGGTGCGTCTCGAGGAAGCGGCGGCCCGAGCAGCCGAAAAGGAAGCTGCGAAGGCTGCGGAGCGCGAATCGATCAAAGTGCTCGCTACCGAGCGGCTTACCCGCGCAGAGATCGCGGAAGAGCTGCAGATTCCTCGTGGACGCGTCGACCGCATCGTCAAGGAACTCGGGATTGCTGCGGACGTCGAAGTCCGCCAAGCATCTCGGATCAGCGACGAGCGCAAGCAGGAGGTTCTACAGCGCGCAATGCGCGGCGAGTCGAACGCTCAGATCGAGCGCGAGGTGAAACTGGGCAAGGGGCGTGCCGCCAAGATTCTCAGTGAGAGCGGTATCTCTCGAGGTCCCATCGCCTGA
- a CDS encoding DUF1819 family protein: MADRSVERYALSFTSGGLLVTEAWHTAEVWSRVRDWALVRAELMESNTLQSRTVQSRRTVSREVVGRLSELSADEMSLLRESSPQERAHLMWVAACRRYTLVGEFAEEVVRERFLLLTPSLKRGDFDIFVRGKALWHPELDALQDSTRRKLRQNLFRMLREAGLVSDSGEILSVILSPGIESLLDLRRPSDVRFFPTSTEVSV, encoded by the coding sequence ATGGCGGATCGTAGTGTCGAGCGATATGCGCTGTCGTTCACATCTGGCGGGCTCCTCGTAACCGAAGCGTGGCACACGGCCGAGGTCTGGAGTCGTGTGCGGGACTGGGCCCTCGTTCGTGCGGAGCTGATGGAGTCAAATACGCTGCAGAGCAGGACGGTCCAATCGCGCCGCACTGTGAGTCGAGAGGTAGTGGGGCGCCTTTCGGAGCTGAGCGCGGACGAGATGTCACTGCTGAGAGAATCATCACCCCAGGAGCGTGCACACCTCATGTGGGTAGCTGCCTGTCGACGCTACACACTTGTGGGGGAGTTCGCCGAGGAGGTCGTCCGCGAACGGTTCCTCCTCCTCACGCCGTCCCTCAAGCGAGGAGACTTCGACATCTTCGTTCGAGGCAAGGCGCTCTGGCATCCCGAGCTAGACGCACTTCAGGACAGCACCCGACGCAAGTTGCGTCAGAACCTATTTCGGATGCTTCGCGAGGCGGGCCTCGTGAGCGACAGTGGTGAAATCCTGAGCGTCATCCTGTCGCCGGGAATCGAGTCTCTGCTCGATCTCCGGCGTCCGAGCGACGTCCGCTTCTTCCCAACTTCGACAGAGGTGAGCGTGTGA
- the brxC gene encoding BREX system P-loop protein BrxC, producing MQLQEIFAKDVQRPIEGVVKADDARNLGTEVEEYVLTNEAAKGLEQLLEAYTNYTNANGVWISGFFGSGKSHLLKMLAHLLGDVEGQNYPRDEVSETFRAKAEGAFLPALITKAERIPAKSLLFNIDQKAPLISKDQADALLRVFVQVFDESRGYYGDQGFIARFEHQLDEEGQLDAFKSAFRGIAGREWEERRPSFGLPTVRKQVNEAYAQVAGIDAATAPDILKTYQDTYSVSIEDFADEVKAWLDKQEKDFRLNFFVDEVGQFIGNNTHLMLNLQTIAESLNTKCQGRAWVMVTSQEDMDRVIGDRTKQQGNDFSKIQARFKTRVKLTSADVEEVISKRLLTKNDAGAAALSEIYAEESANFKTLFDFVDGAKTYRNYTTEEQFVGTYPFVNYQFPLFQAAIEGISDHNVFEGRNSSVGERSMLGVVQQVAKDIGDVKVGQLATFDSMFAGIRSSLKSAAQRSIDVAERNLENPLAVRLLKALFLIKYVDGFRATARNLTVLVYDRFGLDLPVLAKQVQEALTLLETQTYIQRSGTTYEYLTDLEQDMEKEIKAVDIDASELSARLNKMLSGDVMKTSKLKYAKNGQDFGFGYKLDNQVFGQQRELSLHFITSEYPYSPEETRMHSAGKDELLVIMQRDDRVLADLRLLIKTEKYTKRKQTSSMSPDEDRILRSKAAQNVEREKELVERIKRAVGSAQLVINAADVSSSSQDPLARVTDGFQHLIARTYTQLSLLGGVTYSEQQIAGAANPDQGGMFDATSLSKLAAPGDEMLSHVLRRDRLGEQVTVKALIDTFGAKPYGWDLASIEVVAAHLVGAAKVMLSVDGNTLKRSEVPAYLRNTQKHPHIVVAPQKSFDDRKVAAFRSFCIDFFSDPAVTKDPLELAHYGGGKLRAKLDELKARVSGSKYPFVAQLDTPIALLETVVGKPDEWYLTDFTLGDDLLEAKDDVIDPIETFLKGNQRTIYDDAAKLLRDNASNLTYLPHGSDAEVTRLLDDPQAFRSNKMTQLKHAADALSRQIADAVNANRADAVAEIDARRDALRISSIFVAASDEAQTGAVSRIDMLISRVGSERQIAVIRELANGFEETGYPAVLDQLADAPRESDPDVPPAPVKQTVSIKTITALGVTGPLETPDDVDAYLAALRSSLIHALDDGKRIAL from the coding sequence ATGCAGCTGCAAGAGATCTTCGCCAAAGACGTCCAGCGTCCGATTGAGGGCGTCGTCAAGGCCGACGATGCCCGGAACCTAGGCACCGAGGTGGAGGAGTATGTCCTCACGAACGAGGCTGCCAAGGGCCTAGAGCAACTACTTGAGGCGTACACCAATTACACGAACGCCAACGGTGTATGGATCTCAGGGTTCTTTGGCTCCGGCAAGTCCCACTTGCTCAAGATGCTTGCCCATCTTCTCGGCGATGTGGAAGGCCAGAACTACCCGCGCGATGAGGTCTCCGAGACATTCCGCGCGAAGGCTGAGGGTGCCTTCCTGCCCGCGCTGATCACCAAGGCCGAGCGAATTCCAGCGAAGAGCCTGTTGTTCAACATCGATCAGAAGGCTCCGCTGATCAGCAAGGACCAGGCGGACGCGCTGCTGCGCGTGTTCGTCCAGGTGTTTGACGAGTCGCGCGGCTATTACGGGGATCAGGGGTTCATCGCCCGGTTTGAGCATCAGCTCGACGAGGAGGGGCAGCTCGACGCGTTCAAGAGTGCTTTTCGGGGTATCGCTGGCCGGGAGTGGGAGGAACGCCGTCCGAGCTTCGGTCTACCCACCGTCCGCAAACAGGTCAATGAGGCGTACGCCCAAGTGGCCGGCATCGATGCCGCGACAGCGCCGGATATTCTGAAGACCTACCAGGACACCTACTCGGTCTCTATCGAGGACTTCGCCGACGAGGTGAAGGCGTGGCTGGACAAGCAGGAGAAGGACTTCCGGCTGAATTTCTTCGTCGATGAGGTCGGGCAGTTCATCGGGAACAACACCCACCTGATGCTGAATCTCCAGACAATCGCGGAGTCGCTGAACACCAAGTGTCAGGGTCGGGCGTGGGTCATGGTGACCTCGCAAGAGGACATGGATCGTGTGATCGGCGACCGCACTAAGCAGCAGGGCAACGATTTCTCGAAGATTCAGGCGCGCTTCAAGACCCGCGTAAAGCTCACGAGCGCTGATGTCGAGGAGGTCATCAGCAAGCGTCTGTTGACTAAGAACGACGCGGGTGCTGCGGCCCTGAGCGAGATCTACGCCGAGGAGTCGGCGAACTTCAAAACCCTCTTCGACTTCGTCGACGGGGCGAAGACGTACCGGAACTACACGACCGAGGAGCAGTTCGTCGGCACCTACCCGTTCGTCAACTACCAGTTCCCGTTGTTCCAGGCTGCGATCGAGGGCATCTCGGACCACAACGTCTTCGAAGGCCGTAACAGCTCGGTCGGCGAGCGTTCGATGCTCGGCGTCGTGCAGCAGGTTGCTAAGGACATCGGCGATGTGAAGGTGGGCCAGCTCGCCACGTTCGACAGCATGTTCGCGGGCATCCGCTCGTCGCTGAAGTCGGCGGCGCAGCGCTCGATCGACGTTGCCGAGCGCAACCTGGAGAACCCACTCGCCGTGCGGCTGCTCAAGGCGTTGTTCTTGATCAAGTACGTCGACGGGTTCCGTGCGACAGCACGCAACCTGACGGTGTTGGTTTACGACAGGTTCGGCCTCGACCTTCCCGTGCTGGCAAAGCAGGTGCAGGAGGCGCTGACGCTGCTGGAGACGCAGACGTACATCCAGCGCAGCGGCACCACGTATGAGTACTTGACTGATCTTGAGCAGGACATGGAGAAAGAGATCAAGGCCGTCGATATCGACGCCTCGGAGCTCTCCGCCCGGCTCAACAAGATGCTCTCCGGTGACGTGATGAAGACCTCCAAGCTGAAGTACGCCAAGAACGGCCAGGACTTCGGCTTCGGCTACAAGCTCGACAACCAGGTCTTCGGGCAGCAACGTGAGTTGTCTTTGCACTTCATCACCTCGGAGTATCCGTACTCGCCTGAGGAGACCCGCATGCACAGCGCGGGCAAGGATGAGCTCCTCGTGATCATGCAGCGCGACGACCGCGTGCTCGCCGATCTGCGGCTACTCATCAAGACCGAGAAATACACCAAGCGGAAGCAGACGAGCTCGATGTCGCCCGACGAGGACCGCATCTTGCGTTCCAAGGCGGCACAAAACGTGGAACGCGAGAAGGAACTGGTCGAACGCATCAAACGCGCGGTCGGCTCTGCACAGCTCGTGATAAACGCGGCCGACGTGTCCTCGTCCTCGCAGGACCCGCTCGCTCGGGTAACGGACGGCTTCCAGCACCTCATCGCCCGCACTTACACCCAGCTCAGCCTGCTCGGCGGGGTGACCTACTCCGAACAGCAGATCGCAGGTGCAGCCAACCCCGACCAGGGTGGCATGTTCGACGCGACGAGCCTGTCGAAGCTTGCCGCGCCCGGTGACGAGATGCTCTCGCATGTGCTGCGCCGCGATCGCCTCGGCGAGCAGGTCACCGTCAAGGCACTCATCGACACCTTCGGCGCGAAGCCGTACGGCTGGGACCTCGCCTCCATCGAGGTCGTGGCTGCGCACCTCGTCGGCGCCGCGAAGGTAATGCTGTCCGTGGACGGCAATACGCTCAAGCGAAGCGAGGTACCTGCGTACCTGCGCAACACACAGAAGCATCCGCACATCGTGGTTGCGCCGCAGAAGAGCTTCGACGACCGAAAGGTTGCCGCGTTCCGCTCCTTCTGTATCGACTTTTTCAGTGACCCGGCCGTGACGAAGGATCCGCTGGAGCTGGCGCACTACGGCGGCGGGAAACTGCGGGCAAAGCTCGACGAGCTCAAGGCCCGAGTCAGCGGCTCGAAATACCCCTTCGTCGCCCAGCTCGACACGCCGATCGCGCTGCTAGAAACGGTCGTCGGCAAGCCTGACGAGTGGTACCTGACCGATTTCACCCTCGGCGACGACCTGTTGGAGGCGAAGGACGACGTCATCGATCCGATCGAGACGTTCCTCAAGGGCAACCAGCGCACCATCTATGACGACGCTGCCAAGCTTCTACGTGATAACGCTAGTAACCTCACCTACCTTCCCCACGGTAGCGACGCGGAGGTCACCCGGCTGCTCGACGACCCGCAGGCATTCCGCAGCAACAAGATGACCCAGCTCAAGCATGCCGCTGACGCTCTGAGCCGTCAGATTGCCGATGCCGTGAATGCGAACCGCGCCGACGCGGTGGCCGAGATCGACGCGCGTCGCGATGCCCTACGGATCAGCTCCATCTTTGTGGCAGCCAGCGATGAAGCGCAGACGGGCGCCGTGTCGCGGATCGACATGCTCATCTCTCGCGTCGGCTCTGAACGGCAGATCGCTGTTATCCGCGAGCTCGCGAACGGCTTTGAGGAGACCGGGTATCCCGCCGTCCTTGATCAGCTCGCAGATGCACCTCGGGAGTCGGATCCCGATGTTCCCCCCGCTCCGGTGAAGCAGACCGTCTCCATCAAGACAATCACCGCGCTCGGCGTGACCGGCCCGCTTGAGACACCCGACGACGTCGATGCCTACCTCGCCGCGTTGCGGAGCTCCCTCATCCATGCCCTCGACGACGGAAAGCGGATCGCACTCTGA